One Ricinus communis isolate WT05 ecotype wild-type chromosome 1, ASM1957865v1, whole genome shotgun sequence DNA window includes the following coding sequences:
- the LOC8265856 gene encoding scarecrow-like protein 6, whose amino-acid sequence MKAMPLAFEDFQGKGVLDFSSSSTSSPDSLHQLLLPPQSQHRQQKWQNSNPKEICCYVGSEPTSVLDARRSPSPPTSSSTLSSSQGGSNSAAGGGGRGTSIETTTTTGVAAAAVSGNLSVDTSTEKCGQQQLGMEDWEGVLPGSPSQEQEQEQSILRLIMGDIEDPSLGLNKLLQDGSGSHDTEFNAGFGVVDQGFGFEPMNGANLVNSIDPISSAFPLLSHNARIGSVLNQTQDPNPATTSAGNNLLSGMFQHQPAIEAREEKPQIFNPQVIINQNQAHFSQNQAMFLPLSYAQLQEHHHLLSPPPPKRLNSGPVGANNFQVQKLPFPDSRPELFLQRQQQQQHQLQMLQQQQRPAIMKQKIMTDELAAQQLQQAIINPICQAAELIETGNPALAQGILARLNHQLSLSIGKPHTRAAFYFKEALQLLLHMNNTANPSSLSPCNLILKIGAYKSFSEISPILQFSNFTCNQALLEACEGSDRIHIVDFDIGFGGQWASLMQELALRNGGVSSLKITAFVSPSHDEIELGFTQENLRVFAGEINMPFELEILGLDALNSGSWSMPIRISDKEVIAVNLPIAPFSNYPSSLPVVLRFVKQLSPKIVVSLDRGCDRTDLPFAHHINHSIQSYSGLLESLEAVNMNIDALQKIERFLVQPAIEKIVLSRHGHPDRTTPWKSLFLQSGFTPFQFSNFAESQAECLVQRTPVRGFHVEKRQSTLVLCWQRKELISASAWRC is encoded by the coding sequence ATGAAGGCCATGCCCCTAGCCTTTGAGGATTTTCAAGGGAAGGGGGTCttagatttttcttcttcttctacttcttcTCCAGATTCATTGCATCAGCTACTATTGCCACCGCAAAGCCAACACCGTCAACAGAAGTGGCAAAACAGCAACCCCAAAGAAATTTGCTGCTATGTGGGCAGTGAGCCCACATCTGTGCTTGACGCTAGAAGAAGTCCAAGCCCTCCAACATCTTCCTCAACACTGTCTTCTTCACAAGGTGGTAGTAATAGTGCTGCTGGCGGCGGCGGCCGCGGCACCTCCATAGAAACTACCACCACCACCGGTGTGGCTGCTGCTGCAGTTTCTGGCAATCTTTCTGTAGATACAAGTACTGAAAAATGTGGGCAACAGCAGCTTGGAATGGAGGACTGGGAGGGTGTGTTACCTGGGTCTCCTAgtcaagaacaagaacaagaacaatCTATTTTAAGGTTAATTATGGGTGACATTGAGGACCCATCTTTAGGATTAAACAAGCTTTTACAAGACGGAAGTGGGTCTCATGATACAGAGTTCAATGCTGGTTTTGGTGTAGTAGATCAAGGTTTTGGGTTTGAACCTATGAATGGTGCTAACTTGGTAAACAGCATTGACCCAATTTCTTCAGCATTTCCTCTTCTCAGCCATAATGCTAGGATTGGTTCGGTTTTGAACCAAACCCAGGACCCAAATCCGGCTACTACTTCAGCTGGTAATAATCTTTTGTCAGGTATGTTTCAGCATCAACCAGCAATTGAAGCTAGAGAGGAGAAACCGCAGATTTTCAATCCACAAGTGATAATCAACCAAAATCAAGCTCATTTTAGCCAAAACCAAGCTATGTTCTTGCCATTGTCATATGCACAATTGCAAGAGCATCATCATCTCTTGTCGCCACCACCACCAAAGCGGCTTAATTCTGGTCCGGTTGGAGCTAACAACTTTCAGGTTCAGAAACTTCCTTTTCCTGATTCAAGGCCAGAGTTATTTCTCCAGCGACAGCAACAGCAACAGCATCAGCTTCAAATGCTACAACAACAGCAAAGACCAGCAATTATGAAGCAAAAAATTATGACCGATGAATTGGCGGCCCAACAGCTTCAGCAGGCGATAATTAACCCAATATGCCAGGCAGCAGAGCTGATCGAAACCGGCAATCCGGCACTCGCGCAAGGGATATTGGCGCGGCTCAATCACCAGCTCTCTCTCTCGATCGGTAAGCCTCATACTAGGGCTGCTTTTTACTTCAAGGAAGCTTTGCAGTTACTTCTTCACATGAACAACACAGCAAACCCATCTTCTTTGTCACCTTGTAATCTTATTTTAAAGATTGGTGCTTACAAGTCTTTCTCTGAGATCTCACCGATACTTCAGTTCTCTAATTTTACTTGTAATCAAGCTCTCCTTGAGGCCTGTGAGGGTTCTGATAGAATTCATATTGTTGACTTTGACATTGGCTTTGGTGGGCAATGGGCCTCTTTGATGCAAGAGCTAGCGTTGAGGAATGGTGGTGTTTCTTCGCTAAAAATCACTGCTTTTGTTTCTCCTTCACATGATGAAATTGAGCTTGGTTTTACTCAAGAAAATTTGAGAGTTTTTGCTGGTGAAATCAATATGCCATTCGAACTTGAAATTTTAGGCCTTGACGCCTTGAATTCTGGTTCTTGGTCAATGCCGATTCGTATATCAGATAAAGAAGTAATTGCTGTCAATCTTCCAATTGCACCCTTCTCTAATTATCCATCATCTCTTCCTGTGGTACTTCGCTTTGTGAAGCAGCTGTCGCCCAAAATTGTGGTCTCTTTGGACAGAGGCTGTGACCGAACTGACCTCCCATTTGCTCACCATATAAACCATTCAATTCAATCTTATTCAGGCCTACTTGAATCACTGGAAGCAGTGAATATGAATATAGATGCCTTGCAAAAGATCGAGAGGTTCTTGGTCCAGCCAGCAATTGAGAAAATTGTCTTGAGTCGTCATGGCCACCCAGATAGGACGACTCCTTGGAAGAGTCTGTTTTTGCAGTCTGGATTCACTCCATTCCAATTCAGTAACTTTGCTGAGTCACAAGCTGAGTGTTTGGTGCAGCGAACTCCAGTTAGGGGGTTCCATGTCGAAAAGAGACAGTCTACGCTAGTTCTTTGCTGGCAGCGAAAGGAGCTCATTTCAGCCTCAGCTTGGAGGTGTTGA